Proteins encoded in a region of the uncultured Sunxiuqinia sp. genome:
- a CDS encoding class I mannose-6-phosphate isomerase encodes MDLKSNYNKLPSVKIDGDVIVGWENIASKFIAKEEKKVIAIECYPGVNFGEVENALTHADLFINTNSLFKSEQKIQELTFPEVTDDSIFGYISRLQLADFLDLDKVNSAKEKISNKTDGVIVVCGPGALICAPSADVRVYADLARWEIQLRMRKHEVNGLGVKNSSEPFNLQYKRGFFVDWRVCDKFKKKWMLQCDYLLDTNKCDHPKLVEMNLINSGLLKASSEPFRVVPFFDPGPWGGHWMEKVCGLVTDGKPNHAWCFDCVPEENSLLLEIGGEIVEIPSIDLVFFQSHRLLGDEVEARFGLEFPIRFDFLDTMGGGNLSLQVHPDTTYIQQNFGMNYTQDESYYMLDAEDDACVFLGLKKGVKADEMIRELNEAQNGSVVFDTEKFVNTFPAKKHDHFLIPAGTVHCSGKNSMVLEISATPYIFTFKIWDWGRLGLDGKPRPINIGHAANVIDWSRDTDFARNELVNQVEQIGEGDGWIEERTGLHKREFIETRRHWFSKQVLHHTNGGVNVLNLIEGKEAIVESPQNEFEPFVVHYVETFIVPASVAEYTIRPSGESQGKTIGTIKAFVRNNA; translated from the coding sequence ATGGATTTGAAATCAAATTATAATAAACTCCCTTCTGTCAAAATTGATGGAGATGTAATTGTTGGATGGGAAAATATTGCATCAAAGTTTATAGCTAAGGAAGAAAAGAAAGTTATCGCAATTGAATGTTATCCTGGAGTCAATTTCGGGGAGGTCGAAAATGCGTTAACCCATGCTGATCTGTTCATCAACACAAATTCGTTGTTCAAGAGTGAGCAGAAAATACAAGAGCTTACTTTCCCTGAGGTTACTGATGATTCAATATTTGGATATATATCCCGATTACAACTAGCAGATTTTCTGGATCTTGATAAAGTAAATTCCGCAAAAGAGAAAATAAGTAATAAGACCGACGGAGTGATTGTTGTGTGTGGCCCGGGCGCCTTAATATGTGCCCCAAGCGCTGATGTAAGAGTTTATGCAGATTTGGCACGTTGGGAAATCCAGTTACGCATGCGGAAACATGAAGTGAATGGATTGGGGGTAAAAAACAGTAGTGAACCATTTAACCTTCAATACAAACGAGGCTTTTTTGTTGATTGGCGTGTTTGCGACAAGTTCAAGAAAAAGTGGATGCTCCAATGTGATTATCTATTGGACACCAATAAATGCGATCATCCGAAATTGGTTGAAATGAATTTGATTAATAGCGGGTTGTTGAAAGCTTCATCAGAACCTTTTCGGGTTGTTCCGTTTTTTGATCCTGGTCCTTGGGGTGGTCACTGGATGGAAAAAGTATGTGGTTTGGTAACGGACGGCAAGCCAAATCATGCCTGGTGTTTCGACTGTGTGCCCGAGGAAAACAGCTTGTTACTGGAGATCGGCGGTGAGATCGTTGAGATTCCGTCAATAGATCTCGTCTTTTTTCAGAGTCACAGATTGTTGGGCGATGAAGTTGAAGCCCGTTTTGGCCTGGAGTTTCCTATTCGTTTTGACTTTCTGGATACGATGGGAGGAGGAAATCTCAGTTTGCAGGTTCATCCGGATACGACCTACATCCAACAGAATTTTGGAATGAACTATACGCAGGACGAGAGTTATTATATGCTGGATGCAGAAGATGATGCCTGTGTTTTTTTGGGATTGAAGAAAGGAGTTAAGGCCGATGAGATGATTCGCGAGTTAAACGAAGCGCAGAATGGTAGCGTAGTGTTTGATACAGAGAAGTTTGTAAATACGTTTCCGGCGAAGAAACATGATCATTTTCTGATTCCTGCAGGAACAGTTCATTGCTCCGGGAAAAATTCCATGGTGCTGGAAATAAGTGCAACGCCATACATTTTCACTTTCAAGATTTGGGATTGGGGAAGATTGGGTTTAGATGGCAAACCTCGTCCTATCAATATTGGACATGCTGCAAATGTTATTGATTGGAGTCGGGATACCGACTTTGCACGGAACGAGCTGGTTAATCAAGTTGAACAGATTGGTGAAGGCGATGGTTGGATTGAGGAACGCACCGGGCTGCATAAACGAGAATTTATTGAAACCCGGAGACATTGGTTCTCGAAACAGGTCCTTCATCATACAAATGGCGGAGTTAATGTACTCAATCTTATAGAAGGAAAGGAAGCAATTGTTGAAAGTCCCCAAAATGAGTTTGAACCCTTTGTTGTACACTATGTTGAAACGTTTATTGTACCGGCATCTGTAGCGGAATATACCATCCGCCCATCTGGCGAAAGTCAGGGAAAAACCATTGGAACTATTAAAGCTTTCGTAAGAAATAATGCCTAA
- a CDS encoding ROK family protein, which translates to MKYSKDKRIVATLDAGGTNFVFSAIQGNTGVVKPIRHETSPNNLEKCLNTIKEGFHSVFAKLEKLPVAISFAFPGPADYLNGIIGDLPNFPSFRGGVALGAMLEKEFNVPVFINNDGSLFAYGEALAGRLPEVNQKLIESGSIKQFKNLMGVTLGTGFGGGVVIDKRLLVGDNGCGGDVWVFRNKKYNECIVEESVSIRAVKRVYSELSGDTKSLSPEDIFLIAEGQKEGNKEAAIHSFRELGEMAGDAIGQANTLIDGLIVIGGGLSGAGKYIAPALVDELNSSIMMLDGQKFPRSQTRAYDLTDSVQFEMFLKGSSKEIVVPGTSKTVTYDAEKKTGVIISAIGASKAIALGAYAFALNQIDNQN; encoded by the coding sequence ATGAAATACTCTAAGGATAAAAGAATTGTAGCAACACTGGATGCCGGAGGTACTAATTTCGTTTTTTCAGCTATCCAGGGGAATACAGGGGTTGTTAAGCCAATCCGACATGAGACTAGCCCAAATAATCTTGAAAAGTGCTTAAACACAATTAAAGAAGGTTTTCATAGCGTGTTTGCTAAACTGGAGAAATTACCGGTTGCAATAAGTTTTGCGTTTCCGGGGCCTGCGGATTATCTAAATGGCATTATCGGTGACCTGCCAAACTTTCCATCATTTAGAGGTGGGGTAGCCCTTGGTGCCATGTTAGAGAAAGAGTTCAATGTTCCGGTTTTTATCAATAACGATGGGAGCCTTTTTGCATACGGAGAAGCATTGGCGGGTCGTTTACCGGAAGTCAACCAGAAATTGATTGAAAGTGGCAGTATAAAACAGTTTAAAAATTTAATGGGAGTTACGCTTGGTACCGGATTTGGTGGAGGTGTAGTTATTGATAAACGATTGCTGGTTGGAGATAATGGGTGTGGCGGAGACGTTTGGGTATTCCGAAATAAGAAGTACAACGAATGTATTGTCGAGGAAAGTGTTAGTATTCGCGCAGTCAAAAGAGTTTACAGTGAGCTTTCCGGTGATACAAAATCACTGTCACCTGAGGATATTTTCCTGATAGCCGAAGGACAAAAAGAAGGAAATAAAGAGGCCGCTATTCATTCGTTTCGTGAACTTGGAGAAATGGCAGGAGATGCTATTGGACAGGCAAACACACTTATTGATGGTCTGATCGTAATTGGAGGTGGACTTTCTGGAGCCGGAAAGTACATTGCTCCTGCTCTTGTTGACGAACTTAATAGTTCGATCATGATGCTTGATGGACAGAAATTTCCAAGATCACAAACCAGAGCCTATGATTTGACTGACTCAGTGCAATTCGAAATGTTTTTAAAAGGATCTTCAAAGGAAATAGTAGTTCCGGGTACATCTAAGACTGTAACATACGATGCGGAGAAGAAAACAGGGGTGATCATTTCAGCGATTGGAGCCAGTAAGGCGATCGCTTTAGGTGCTTACGCGTTTGCCCTTAATCAAATTGATAATCAGAACTAA
- a CDS encoding GH92 family glycosyl hydrolase has translation MKKQCITSVLFLFVSVQLLASSGWLDYVDPNIGTTHSRWFFYTPGAVPFGMAKMGPSTNGSYGNLNGWEAVGYEDQHNSIEGFACFHEFQVGGILLQPIIGELKTKPGTLENPAEGFRSVFDKKDEKATAGYYSVLLKDYQVKVELTATKRVGFQRYTFPKSDDARILFDVGNQLGESGKIIDAYVEMVDKNTVQGYVVTKPEYVKKYQPEAEVKMFFYAEIDKKAESCNTFLRGGEISKESKIQGVGACLALNFQTKTNEPITVKIGQSYTSIKNAKLNLETEAKDLNFDKAKKQASAVWNEYLNRIHVEGGTEAEKTKFYTGLYHALLGRGVASDVNGAYPMNNGEIGHIELDEKGTPTFNYYNTDAIWGAFWNLTQLWSIAYPEYYSDWVKSQLLVYKETGWLGDGMANSKYVSGVGTNFTGLAIAAAYNCGIRDFDVELGYEAVLKNELEWRNRLEGAGKVDVGQFVEKGYVPYIDNIGYGTIAIGSGFAASHTLEYSFSSFAAAQFAKLLHKDADYRQLSELAKGWKLLYDPETKLIRPKTGDGEFIKNFDPLAPWVGFQEGNAVQYTFYVPHDIEELVESVGHDVFNTRLDSIFIISKPNGFGGGKTVHAFAGVGTPYNHGNQPNLHISWLFNFSGKPYLSQKWVREILNDFYGIDGLHGYGYGQDEDQGQLGAWYVMSSMGLFDVKGLTEINPKFQIGSPLFDRITIQLNRDYYTGQKFVIETKNNSADNSYIETITLNGKKQDSILIPFREVVNGGKLVIELNSSPNLKLEK, from the coding sequence ATGAAAAAGCAATGTATCACATCAGTACTGTTCTTGTTTGTGTCTGTCCAACTTTTAGCGTCATCGGGTTGGCTTGACTATGTAGATCCCAATATTGGAACAACTCATAGCCGTTGGTTTTTTTATACTCCCGGGGCTGTGCCATTTGGAATGGCCAAAATGGGGCCTTCAACAAACGGGAGCTATGGAAATCTTAACGGTTGGGAAGCTGTTGGGTATGAAGACCAACACAACTCGATCGAAGGTTTTGCCTGCTTTCATGAATTTCAGGTTGGCGGTATTCTATTGCAACCAATAATCGGTGAATTAAAAACTAAACCGGGAACATTAGAAAATCCGGCCGAGGGTTTTCGCTCGGTTTTCGATAAAAAAGACGAAAAAGCAACAGCGGGATATTACTCTGTTTTATTGAAAGACTATCAGGTGAAGGTTGAATTGACTGCCACCAAGCGGGTGGGCTTTCAACGTTACACTTTCCCAAAAAGCGACGATGCCCGAATTTTGTTTGACGTGGGTAACCAGCTGGGCGAAAGTGGAAAAATAATTGATGCCTACGTTGAAATGGTCGATAAAAACACGGTTCAAGGTTATGTTGTAACGAAACCTGAGTATGTGAAAAAATATCAACCTGAGGCTGAAGTGAAAATGTTTTTCTATGCTGAAATCGATAAGAAGGCTGAATCATGCAATACATTTTTGCGGGGTGGTGAAATCAGCAAAGAGAGCAAAATCCAAGGGGTTGGCGCTTGTCTGGCTTTAAATTTTCAGACCAAAACAAATGAACCGATTACCGTTAAAATTGGACAATCCTATACTTCGATAAAAAATGCTAAACTGAACCTGGAAACAGAAGCCAAAGACTTGAACTTTGACAAGGCAAAAAAACAAGCATCTGCTGTTTGGAACGAATATCTTAATCGGATTCATGTGGAAGGCGGAACAGAAGCTGAAAAAACGAAATTCTATACCGGGCTTTACCATGCCCTATTAGGACGTGGGGTAGCAAGTGATGTCAATGGCGCTTATCCGATGAACAATGGCGAAATTGGTCATATTGAACTGGATGAAAAGGGAACCCCAACGTTTAACTATTACAATACAGATGCCATTTGGGGCGCATTTTGGAATTTAACCCAGTTGTGGTCAATTGCTTATCCTGAGTATTATTCAGATTGGGTGAAAAGCCAGTTGCTAGTGTACAAAGAAACAGGATGGCTTGGAGATGGAATGGCCAACAGTAAGTATGTTTCCGGAGTTGGTACAAACTTTACCGGGCTGGCGATTGCCGCTGCTTACAACTGCGGTATTCGGGATTTTGACGTGGAATTAGGCTACGAAGCAGTTCTGAAAAATGAATTGGAATGGCGCAACCGCCTCGAAGGTGCAGGCAAGGTAGATGTTGGACAATTTGTTGAAAAGGGATATGTACCCTATATTGATAACATTGGTTATGGCACAATCGCAATCGGTTCCGGTTTCGCTGCCTCCCATACGCTGGAGTATTCATTTAGTAGTTTTGCTGCGGCACAGTTTGCCAAGTTATTACACAAAGATGCTGATTACCGGCAGTTGTCAGAATTGGCAAAAGGATGGAAACTATTATACGACCCGGAAACAAAGCTGATTCGTCCAAAAACCGGCGACGGAGAGTTCATAAAGAATTTTGATCCTTTGGCTCCCTGGGTTGGCTTTCAGGAAGGAAATGCAGTTCAATATACCTTTTATGTGCCGCATGATATTGAAGAATTGGTCGAGAGTGTAGGGCATGATGTGTTTAACACGAGACTTGACAGTATCTTTATCATTTCGAAACCCAATGGTTTTGGAGGTGGAAAAACGGTACATGCCTTTGCCGGAGTCGGTACCCCATATAATCATGGTAATCAGCCCAACCTACACATCTCCTGGCTTTTTAATTTTTCTGGCAAACCTTATTTGTCACAAAAATGGGTACGGGAGATTCTGAACGACTTTTACGGGATTGATGGACTTCATGGATATGGATATGGACAGGATGAAGACCAGGGACAACTTGGAGCGTGGTATGTTATGTCGTCCATGGGCTTATTCGATGTAAAAGGACTCACCGAGATTAATCCGAAATTCCAGATAGGAAGTCCATTGTTTGACCGGATAACTATTCAACTGAATCGAGACTATTATACAGGACAAAAATTTGTTATTGAGACAAAAAATAATAGCGCCGACAATAGCTATATAGAAACGATAACTCTAAATGGGAAAAAACAGGATTCTATTCTAATCCCGTTTAGAGAAGTGGTCAATGGAGGAAAGCTGGTTATTGAGTTAAATTCTTCGCCTAATTTGAAGTTGGAGAAATAG
- a CDS encoding MFS transporter, translating to MKKSNSRLSILPVLFGFFVMGFCDVVGITSAHVKEDLLGAYSPEFRDTLSNMIPVALFSMFLLFSIPTGVLMNRIGRKKTVILSNVITIIAMFIPLIEYTFFMSLVAFALLGIANTILQVSLNPLLTNVVKNDKLLTSSLTAGQFVKAISSFSAPFIAAFAAMQFGNWQYIFPIYAVVTLLSTIWLMATPIEEEPMVNKATSFGSVVAILKDKTILLLFLGILFVVGVDVGVNTAATKILMERAGLDSIQAGYGPSVYFALRTLGTFLGAFFLARFSSSKFFQVNIVLAVAALVVLIFAGDKFLIFGLYGVIGFTIANVFPIIFGMAIQKRPDKANEISGLMITGVFGGAVLPFFMGITSDLIGSQIGSVLVILAGALYLSYAAFSIKTEMGN from the coding sequence ATGAAAAAGAGTAATTCAAGATTAAGCATTCTTCCGGTATTGTTTGGATTCTTTGTGATGGGATTTTGTGATGTGGTTGGAATCACGTCTGCACATGTTAAAGAGGACTTATTGGGTGCTTACAGCCCGGAGTTTCGGGACACTTTGTCGAACATGATTCCGGTGGCTCTTTTTTCCATGTTCCTCCTGTTTTCAATTCCAACTGGAGTTTTGATGAATAGGATTGGCCGGAAGAAAACTGTTATTTTGAGTAACGTTATTACCATTATAGCGATGTTTATTCCGCTGATTGAATACACCTTTTTTATGTCCTTGGTGGCTTTTGCTTTGTTGGGTATCGCCAACACGATTTTGCAGGTTTCGCTCAACCCATTGTTGACCAATGTGGTGAAAAATGATAAGTTGCTCACCAGTAGTTTAACAGCCGGACAATTTGTTAAAGCCATTTCATCGTTTAGTGCACCCTTTATTGCTGCTTTTGCCGCCATGCAGTTTGGAAATTGGCAATATATTTTCCCTATTTATGCGGTCGTTACATTGCTGTCGACCATTTGGTTGATGGCTACTCCAATTGAAGAAGAACCAATGGTGAACAAAGCAACCTCGTTTGGTAGTGTGGTTGCCATTCTAAAAGATAAAACCATCCTGTTGCTTTTCCTTGGTATATTATTCGTGGTTGGCGTTGATGTTGGAGTGAATACCGCTGCCACCAAAATATTGATGGAACGTGCCGGCCTTGATTCAATTCAGGCTGGTTACGGGCCGAGCGTTTATTTTGCCCTACGTACTTTAGGAACCTTTTTAGGTGCTTTTTTTCTGGCTCGGTTTTCATCATCCAAATTTTTTCAGGTAAATATTGTGCTTGCTGTGGCTGCGTTGGTAGTTTTGATTTTTGCCGGAGATAAATTCCTAATCTTTGGACTGTACGGTGTCATTGGTTTTACCATTGCCAACGTTTTTCCAATCATCTTCGGAATGGCAATTCAGAAGCGACCCGATAAGGCGAATGAAATTTCAGGATTGATGATCACTGGCGTATTTGGTGGGGCAGTGCTTCCATTTTTTATGGGTATCACATCCGACCTGATCGGTTCACAGATTGGTTCTGTCTTGGTGATTCTTGCAGGAGCCTTATACTTGTCATACGCTGCTTTCTCAATAAAAACTGAAATGGGAAATTAG